The nucleotide window CATTGAGATCAGTCAGGGCTTTTTTTACTTCATCTTTGCTGGTTTGAAAATGCCTGGCAATTTTTTTGAGTGTGCGTTTAACGGTCCTTGAGTTATTGTTTTTCAGATCTTTGATAATCTGATAATCATCATGCTGTCTGATTTTTGCCCGGATATCGTGTTCATTGATTCGGGATTCCGGCGGAATATCCAATGCCGAAGCAATATCTGCAAAATGGATACGGGCATCTGTTAAGGGCATGGCAACGGGCGGGTCGTTTTCCAGATTTTTTCTTTCCAGCAGCCATGGCTGGCTGCGCATGGTCTGAACACGGTTGGTAAAAAAGTCTTTGTTTCTCAGGCCGCTTAAATTAAGGGGTTGCGACTGGCAGGCATCACATTTGAGGGTAAGGCGGCCATGGGGATCTCTTTTTAATGTCAGTTGATCCTTTGACCTGCAATTTTTATTTGCAGCTTCGTCATAATGGGCCATGTTCGCCCATGGCAGATCATCAAGCCAGCCGTTACCCGATACTAAAACCCAGGTTACAAATTCAAGTTTTCCGTTACAGATTTTTTTTGCACGGCTTGTATCACACTTGAGCTCTTCCACAGAGTTGCTTTTTTTTCCCATCCAGGGCAGGTAATGAAGACGGCCGCATTTCTGGCACACCATCCATGACGGAAACCGCACTACAGGAATTTTGTTTCCCAGCAGTTTGTTTTTAACATGGGTCAGTGTAGGGGGTTTTAACAGCTCAACATCTTGAAAGCCTTTGTGTTTGAGCCATATTTTTAAATGTTCCCGCACAATGGCGATGGGCTTTCCCAGAGGTTTTCCAGCCTTGTCTTTCCAAAAGCTTATGTCGCAAGGCACAAAGCATTCGCTGCCGGCCCTGCAAATAGCCCCCACCGAACACATCCCTATGGTTTTGGTCTGTCCCACTGTGATGGTGTTCTTATCCATTTTATTGCCTGCTTGTTTAAAAAGAACAGGATTTCTTGTTTAAGGTCGGTTAATTTGAGAAATAAAATGTTTATTTTAATCACACAAATCCATACAGTATCATATTATAATCCGTCAAGGAACTTTCAAAAATCAACAGCATAAAGGTTTGATTCTCATGTGTTTGGGTCAATCATCCTTTAAAATTGATTAAGGTGCTGTTTGAGGTCTTAAATAGTTGTAATAAATTTTAAAACTAGGGGTTTTTACCTATATACAA belongs to Desulfobacula toluolica Tol2 and includes:
- the drmB gene encoding DrmB family protein; the encoded protein is MDKNTITVGQTKTIGMCSVGAICRAGSECFVPCDISFWKDKAGKPLGKPIAIVREHLKIWLKHKGFQDVELLKPPTLTHVKNKLLGNKIPVVRFPSWMVCQKCGRLHYLPWMGKKSNSVEELKCDTSRAKKICNGKLEFVTWVLVSGNGWLDDLPWANMAHYDEAANKNCRSKDQLTLKRDPHGRLTLKCDACQSQPLNLSGLRNKDFFTNRVQTMRSQPWLLERKNLENDPPVAMPLTDARIHFADIASALDIPPESRINEHDIRAKIRQHDDYQIIKDLKNNNSRTVKRTLKKIARHFQTSKDEVKKALTDLNEGWPNYGIQADTVKSENEMLEAEYKAICTEYKDIQQHERFITEHQTAQWKDYLESEDIPEKTIKTGKAIEKLIIINRLREIQVFCGFTRQVGTRGNLIGPALGKKTDWLPACELYGEGIFFSLDEKKVSQWESDPLCRDRAKTIQKRLKTSAFVKNQVKATPRFILLHTIAHQIIRELEFTSGYPVSSIKEKIFCSETINGILIYVAVPNKMGSLGGLSEHGKPDSFFKLWIKAMAKADHCTYDPICAEHEGQGPDQLNRAACHGCSLLPEVSCIYNNCLLDRQFIIGNGVNHMKGFISFIQNQP